From Amia ocellicauda isolate fAmiCal2 chromosome 12, fAmiCal2.hap1, whole genome shotgun sequence, a single genomic window includes:
- the LOC136764198 gene encoding GTPase IMAP family member 4 isoform X2, with protein sequence MASRWSSSLGGGRQTASPETQRLSELRIVLLGRRGTGKSSSGNTILGREAFKTGRVTVQSEKSQGEVAGRQVTVVRTPGWGWSDSVQETPELVKQEIVRSVSLCPPGPHALLLAIPVGSYSFIERERRSVQEHLELLSERVWRHTIVLFTWGDKLRDTTIEQHIERGGEELQRLVEKCGNRYHVLNNRDRGDGTQVTELLDKIEEMVAGHGGWHITTERNWEMVKRIRQRVKEKKQRDEERKREVDQIRKECEEKEEELKQKMEEEWSRREEELKEKYREREREREEELKQRMEEECSRREEEMKEKRKTLKEEELEKETEESTLPLKKRNSKEHPPGMGLSSRRGSIDSVWSSSSGVSRDSGYSTGSENPRWYLMRWGRQTASPETQRLSELRIVLLGWSGWTGKSLSGNTILGREAFRTELVTEQSEKSQGDVAGRQVTVVDTPGWERETREISAGTPGAPQ encoded by the exons atggcaagCAGATGGTCCTCCTCCCTTGGTG ggggGAGACAGACTGCTTCCCCTGAGACACAGCGTCTCTCAGAGCTGAGGATTGTGCTGCTGGGGAGGAGAGGGACTGGGAAGAGTTCATCAGGAAACACCATCCTGGGCAGAGAGGCGTTTAAGACTGGGAGAGTAACTGTGCAGAGTGAGAAGAGCCAGGGTGAAGTGGCCGGGAGGCAGGTCACTGTGGTCCGCACACCAGGCTGGGGGTGGAGTGATTCTGTACAGGAGACTCCAGAGTTGGTTAAACAGGAGATTGTgcgcagtgtgtctctgtgtcccccGGGACCCCACGCTCTCCTCCTGGCCATTCCTGTGGGGAGTTACTCattcatagagagagagaggagatcagTGCAGGAACACCTGGAGCTCCTCAGTGAGAGAGTCTGGAGACACACTATAGTGCTGTTCACCTGGGGGGACAAACTGAGAGACACAACCATTGAGCAGCACattgagagaggaggggaggagcTCCAGCGGCTTGTGGAGAAATGTGGGAACAGGTATCATGTCCTCAACAACAGGGACAGGGGCGACGGCACTCAGGTCACAGAGCTGCTGGACAAGATAGAGGAGATGGTGGCAGGACACGGGGGCTGGCACATCACTACTGAGAGGAACTGGGAGATGGTAAAGAGGATCAGACAGAGGGTGAAAGAGAAGAAACAGAGGGatgaagagagaaagagagaggtagATCAAATCAGAAAGGAGTGCGAAGAGAAGGAAGAGGAGCTGAAACAGAAGATGGAGGAGGAGTGGAGCAGGAGAGAAGAGGAGCTGAAGGAGAagtatagagagagggagagagagagggaagaggagcTGAAACAGAGGATGGAGGAGGAGTGCAGCAGGAGAGAAGAGGAGATGAAGGAGAAGAGAAAGACACTGAAGGAAGAGGAActggagaaagagacagaggaaTCCACACTGCCTCTCAAGAAGAGGAACAGCAAGGAACACCCTCCAGGCA TGGGCCTCTCATCACGCC GAGGCAGCATTGACTCAG TCTGGTCCTCTTCCTCGG GTGTCAGCAGGGATTCAG GATACAGCACTGGCTCAG AAAACCCCCGATGGTATCTAATGAGAT ggggGAGACAGACTGCTTCCCCTGAGACACAGCGTCTCTCAGAGCTGAGGATTGTGCTGCTGGGGTGGAGTGGATGGACTGGGAAGAGTTTATCAGGAAACACCATCCTGGGCAGAGAGGCGTTTAGGACTGAGCTAGTGACTGAGCAGAGTGAGAAGAGCCAGGGTGACGTGGCCGGGAGGCAGGTCACTGTGGTCGACACGCCAGGCTGGGAGAG AGAGACACGGGAGATCAGTGCAGGAACACCTGGAGCTCCTCAGTGA
- the LOC136764198 gene encoding GTPase IMAP family member 8 isoform X1, with protein MASRWSSSLGGGRQTASPETQRLSELRIVLLGRRGTGKSSSGNTILGREAFKTGRVTVQSEKSQGEVAGRQVTVVRTPGWGWSDSVQETPELVKQEIVRSVSLCPPGPHALLLAIPVGSYSFIERERRSVQEHLELLSERVWRHTIVLFTWGDKLRDTTIEQHIERGGEELQRLVEKCGNRYHVLNNRDRGDGTQVTELLDKIEEMVAGHGGWHITTERNWEMVKRIRQRVKEKKQRDEERKREVDQIRKECEEKEEELKQKMEEEWSRREEELKEKYREREREREEELKQRMEEECSRREEEMKEKRKTLKEEELEKETEESTLPLKKRNSKEHPPGMGLSSRRGSIDSVWSSSSGVSRDSGYSTGSENPRWYLMRWGRQTASPETQRLSELRIVLLGWSGWTGKSLSGNTILGREAFRTELVTEQSEKSQGDVAGRQVTVVDTPGWERYDSVQETPERLKQEIVRSVSLCPPGPHALLLLIPVLGSFTERHGRSVQEHLELLSETVWRHTIVLFTWGDRLGDTTIEQHIERGGEELQRLVEKCGNRYHVLNNRDRSDSTQVTELLDKIEETGRTGDRMAAGEGMKNCKTEKLENWILPSSKSVWSHTSVTPQH; from the exons atggcaagCAGATGGTCCTCCTCCCTTGGTG ggggGAGACAGACTGCTTCCCCTGAGACACAGCGTCTCTCAGAGCTGAGGATTGTGCTGCTGGGGAGGAGAGGGACTGGGAAGAGTTCATCAGGAAACACCATCCTGGGCAGAGAGGCGTTTAAGACTGGGAGAGTAACTGTGCAGAGTGAGAAGAGCCAGGGTGAAGTGGCCGGGAGGCAGGTCACTGTGGTCCGCACACCAGGCTGGGGGTGGAGTGATTCTGTACAGGAGACTCCAGAGTTGGTTAAACAGGAGATTGTgcgcagtgtgtctctgtgtcccccGGGACCCCACGCTCTCCTCCTGGCCATTCCTGTGGGGAGTTACTCattcatagagagagagaggagatcagTGCAGGAACACCTGGAGCTCCTCAGTGAGAGAGTCTGGAGACACACTATAGTGCTGTTCACCTGGGGGGACAAACTGAGAGACACAACCATTGAGCAGCACattgagagaggaggggaggagcTCCAGCGGCTTGTGGAGAAATGTGGGAACAGGTATCATGTCCTCAACAACAGGGACAGGGGCGACGGCACTCAGGTCACAGAGCTGCTGGACAAGATAGAGGAGATGGTGGCAGGACACGGGGGCTGGCACATCACTACTGAGAGGAACTGGGAGATGGTAAAGAGGATCAGACAGAGGGTGAAAGAGAAGAAACAGAGGGatgaagagagaaagagagaggtagATCAAATCAGAAAGGAGTGCGAAGAGAAGGAAGAGGAGCTGAAACAGAAGATGGAGGAGGAGTGGAGCAGGAGAGAAGAGGAGCTGAAGGAGAagtatagagagagggagagagagagggaagaggagcTGAAACAGAGGATGGAGGAGGAGTGCAGCAGGAGAGAAGAGGAGATGAAGGAGAAGAGAAAGACACTGAAGGAAGAGGAActggagaaagagacagaggaaTCCACACTGCCTCTCAAGAAGAGGAACAGCAAGGAACACCCTCCAGGCA TGGGCCTCTCATCACGCC GAGGCAGCATTGACTCAG TCTGGTCCTCTTCCTCGG GTGTCAGCAGGGATTCAG GATACAGCACTGGCTCAG AAAACCCCCGATGGTATCTAATGAGAT ggggGAGACAGACTGCTTCCCCTGAGACACAGCGTCTCTCAGAGCTGAGGATTGTGCTGCTGGGGTGGAGTGGATGGACTGGGAAGAGTTTATCAGGAAACACCATCCTGGGCAGAGAGGCGTTTAGGACTGAGCTAGTGACTGAGCAGAGTGAGAAGAGCCAGGGTGACGTGGCCGGGAGGCAGGTCACTGTGGTCGACACGCCAGGCTGGGAGAGGTACGATTCTGTACAGGAGACTCCAGAGCGGCTCAAACAGGAGATTGTgcgcagtgtgtctctgtgccccCCGGGACCCCATGCTCTCCTCCTGCTCATTCCTGTGTTGGGCTCATTCACAGAGAGACACGGGAGATCAGTGCAGGAACACCTGGAGCTCCTCAGTGAGACAGTCTGGAGACACACTATAGTGCTGTTCACCTGGGGGGACAGACTGGGAGACACAACCATTGAGCAGCACattgagagaggaggggaggagcTCCAGCGGCTTGTGGAGAAATGTGGGAACAGGTATCATGTCCTCAACAACAGGGACAGGAGCGACAGCACTCAGGTCACAGAGCTGCTGGACAAGATAGAGGAGACTGGCAGGACTGGAGATAGGATGGCTGCAGGAGAAGGGATGAAAAACTGTAAAACTGAAAAACTGGAAAACTGGATCTTACCCAGCAGTAAGTCAGTGTGGTCACACACTTCTGTCACTCCACAGCACTGA
- the LOC136765055 gene encoding GTPase IMAP family member 8, which translates to MASRWSSSLGGGRQTASPETQRLSELRIVLLGKRWAEKSLSGNTILGREAFNTERETEQSEKSQGDVAGRQVTVVDTPGWRWTDSVQETPECVKQEIVRSVSLCPPGPHALLLTIPVLGSFTERHGRSVQEHLELLSETVWRHTIVLFTWGDRLRDTTIEQHIERGGEELQRLVEKCGNRYHVLNNRDRSDGTQVTELLDKIDEMVAGHGGWHFTTETYQEMEERIRKRKEEEKKQRDEEREKKREREIREKEEIMRKIDELNMECKERKRKNENLKQRDEDREREITDLTQRFEKRERETEEEKRKEVERDRERDEQLKEKDEKREREIADLKQRLWEREREVDQLRGECEEKEVESEEEMKKKYREREREREEELKEKMRKTLKELSGGAAPERSPGETPSPDAPAPPSPPELRLVLLGRTWAGKSAAGNTILGREEFPSEASSSAVTQESVRRRGRVAGRRVAVVDTPDWFHMPLSQGDVRRDMGLCINLSAPGPHAFLLVTPLGRSTGEERRMLERVREIFEEGAAGRTVLLLTHADQLNGKSVQEFVETGGEELRWLVEKCGNRYHALDNKNRGDGTQVTQLLAKIQEMVAANNGSHYSSQMYQEAESRIRQRQEQILRDREERKQREEEGLREKQQKEVHNFLRRMEGELQQREEKIRALEEQIAELEERLREERDEERRRALEEELRREREQRGRLERERGAEGGVGEGEERGGAETQEGDGGAQAAL; encoded by the exons atggcgagCAGATGGTCCTCCTCCCTTGGTG ggggGAGACAGACTGCTTCCCCTGAGACACAGCGTCTCTCAGAGCTGAGGATTGTGCTGCTGGGGAAGAGATGGGCTGAGAAGAGTTTATCAGGAAACACCATCCTGGGCAGAGAGGCGTTtaatactgagagagagactgagcagAGTGAGAAGAGCCAGGGTGACGTGGCCGGGAGGCAGGTCACTGTGGTCGACACACCAGGCTGGAGGTGGACTGATTCTGTACAGGAGACTCCAGAGTGTGTTAAACAGGAGATTGTgcgcagtgtgtctctgtgtcccccGGGACCCCACGCTCTCCTCCTGACCATTCCTGTGTTGGGCTCATTCACAGAGAGACACGGGAGATCAGTGCAGGAACACCTGGAGCTCCTCAGTGAGACAGTCTGGAGACACACTATAGTGCTGTTCACCTGGGGGgacagactgagagacacaaccattgagcagcacattgagagaggaggggaggagcTCCAGCGGCTTGTGGAGAAATGTGGGAACAGGTATCATGTCCTCAACAACAGGGACAGGAGCGACGGCACTCAGGTCACAGAGCTGCTGGACAAGATAGACGAGATGGTGGCAGGACACGGGGGCTGGCACTTCACTACTGAGACATACCAGGAGATGGAAGAGAGGATCAGAaagaggaaggaggaggagaagaaacaGAGGGAtgaagagagggagaaaaagagagagagggagattagagagaaagaggagatTATGAGAAAGATAGATGAGTTAAATATGGAGTGTAAGGAAAGGAAGAGAAAGAATGAAAACCTGAAACAGAGGGAtgaagatagagagagagagattacagACCTCACACAGAGatttgaaaagagagagagagagacggaagaggagaaaaggaaggaagtagagagagatagagaaaggGATGAGCAGCTGAAAGAGAAGGAtgaaaagagggagagagagatagcagACCTGAAACAGAGATTatgggagcgagagagagaggtagatcAGCTCAGAGGGGAGTGTGAAGAGAAGGAGGTAGAGAGTGAAGAAGAGATGAAGAAGAagtatagagagagggagagagagagagaagaggagctgAAGGAGAAGATGAGAAAGACACTGAAGGAAT tgagTGGAGGTGCCGCTCCAGAGAGAAGCCCAGGAGAGACTCCCAGTCCAGACGCCCCAGCGCCTCCCAGTCCCCCTGAGCTGAGGCTGGTGCTGCTGGGGAGGACTTGGGCTGGGAAGAGCGCGGCAGGAAACACCATCCTGGGCCGAGAGGAGTTTCCCTCTGAAGCCAGCAGCTCTGCAGTGACACAGGAGAGCGTCAGGAGAAGAGGACGCGTGGCTGGGAGACGGGTGGCTGTGGTGGACACACCAGACTGGTTCCACATGCCACTCTCTCAGGGGGACGTGAGACGGGACATGGGGCTCTGTATCAACCTGTCTGCCCCGGGACCCCACGCTTTCCTCCTGGTGACCCCGCTGGGCCGATCCacaggggaggagaggaggatgctGGAGAGGGTGCGGGAAATCTTCGAGGAGGGGGCTGCGGGGCGCACCGTGCTCCTCTTAACCCACGCCGACCAGCTGAACGGCAAGAGCGTCCAGGAGTTTGTGGAGACGGGCGGCGAGGAGCTCCGGTGGCTGGTGGAGAAGTGCGGGAACAGGTACCACGCTCTGGACAACAAGAACAGGGGCGACGGCACTCAGGTCACACAGCTCCTGGCCAAAATCCAGGAGATGGTGGCAGCAAACAATGGCAGCCACTACAGCAGCCAGATGTACCAGGAGGCAGAGTCCCGGATCAGACAGAGGCAAGAGCAGATCCtgagggacagagaggagaggaaacagAGGGAAGAGGAAGGGCTGAGGGAGAAGCAGCAGAAGGAAGTGCACAACTTCCTCCGCAGGATGGAGGGGGAGCTCCAGCAGCGAGAGGAGAAGATCAGAGCGCTGGAGGAGCAGATAGCAGAGCTGGAGGAGAGgctgagggaggagagggacgaggagaggaggagagcgctggaggaggagctgaggagagagcgagagcagaGAGGgaggctggagagagagagaggtgctgagggaggagtgggagagggagaggagagaggcggAGCAGAGACACAGGAGGGAGATGGAGGAGCTCAGGCAGCGCTATGA